In the Topomyia yanbarensis strain Yona2022 chromosome 3, ASM3024719v1, whole genome shotgun sequence genome, one interval contains:
- the LOC131691008 gene encoding rho-associated protein kinase 1-like — MANATFVENWNSIIPHKIGAVELEHPTESFVFRNFISFLKMMKYDVMEFESMYNEPKDVLLLKRASLVAYINHFYQLCLGSKQSTFFYVDLIKPSPKKTIHVLNILLNYLFYVNMVRDDTVERATSCTAKYQELTAKMNQQQCELENHKIKVNTIEQNISKMKDQLPQLERANEKLRSKKKQLQEKILSIKTAESEFVEKITKLKTDFASLKDQRVVDEDAAALIQKNEDLESAIEESEKQEKSLQLANSEYSTLISQIQPCILALEDILQNPLNNSLKAIKHEVDALQLNCNRLEKDCSNKKTILEAMQKNCNSIRDYVDVKCKELTAEQKIKRKTERKTVTDLSEKQMQLDELQEQNDIYVQEIEALKEEILLIMQMAGDTMKFLMRDPVKTGRKLK; from the exons ATGGCCAATGCGACTTTCGTAGAGAATTGGAACAGTATTATTCCACACAAGATTGGAGCAGTAGAATTGGAACATCCAACGGAGTCATTCGTCTTTCGGAATTTTATAAGCTTCCTCAAAATGATGAAATATGATGTGATGGAGTTTGAGAGC ATGTACAATGAACCCAAGGATGTCCTACTACTGAAAAGAGCATCTCTGGTGGCATACATAAACCATTTCTACCAGCTATGTCTGGGATCGAAGCAAAGCACTTTCTTTTATGTCGATTTGATTAAACCAT CCCCGAAGAAGACTATACATGTGCTGAATATCCTACTGAACTATCTGTTCTATGTGAATATGGTGCGTGATGATACGGTCGAGCGAGCGACTAGCTGCACAGCGAAGTACCAGGAATTGACAGCTAAAATGAATCAGCAACAGTGCGAACTGGAAAATCATAAAATCAAAGTGAACACC ATAGAACAAAACATCAGCAAGATGAAAGATCAACTGCCACAGTTAGAGCGGGCAAACGAAAAGCTCCGTTCTAAGAAAAAGCAATTGCAAGAGAAAATTCTTTCGATTAAAACAGCCGAGAGTGAATTTGTGGAAAAGATCACCAAACTGAAGACAGATTTTGCGTCACTTAAGGATCAACGTGTCGTTGACGAGGATGCAGCTGCTCTCATACA GAAAAACGAAGATTTGGAATCCGCAATTGAAGAAAGCGAAAAACAGGAGAAATCGTTACAGTTGGCCAACTCGGAGTACAGCACTCTCATCAGCCAGATTCAGCCGTGTATACTGGCTTTAGAAGATATTCTACAAAATCCGCTGAACAATTCCTTAAA agCCATCAAGCACGAAGTTGATGCACTGCAACTAAACTGCAATCGTCTGGAAAAAGATTGCTCTAACAAAAAGACCATTttggaagcaatgcaaaaaaACTGCAACTCAATCCGGGACTACGTTGATGTCAAGTGTAAAGAATTAACAGCTGAACAGAAAATAAAGAGGAAAACCGAACGAAAAACTGTCAC CGATCTTAGTGAGAAACAAATGCAGCTGGACGAATTGCAGGAACAGAACGATATTTATGTGCAAGAGATCGAAGCTTTGAAGGAAGAAATACTTTTAATTATGCAGATGGCTGGAGATACTATGAAGTTTTTAATGCGAGATCCAGTGAAAACGGGTAGGAAACTTAAATAA
- the LOC131691007 gene encoding zinc finger protein ZFP2-like, with product MPCIVPNCDSKGQSFTLRFPRSHFLYERWREAIELGSGSTLPADIDPLQAEICQQHFDEVDRYSEPINFRNRSLDRDVHLSSCRLCLRFDFAERVAPVCGGHLIGDIPIEEVLKSIFKIQLDNNYGVCEACLVRLDIVVTIRKQFAESAKCWQKMDVFINEENRLRYRKALKAETIRVPNKVMSATREEMQQESRPISQVVQAMPVKLETKTDYTMKPSKLVNTPLHDEASLEDIERNDGNNHPVSSRDDNFVREVNQSSTIEETKVTMRHKTTSKENSIEKRGIGRPRKKSAKVSKEKVHLKGMTERKCYMCVQLFQTSEELFAHMVVHVDHDLTCNVCNQPFPNLTKYNRHLAKHDSVERPMKCDHCELRFADGLGKRRHEKQRHNIDHSVTVFNSVNSKRKGKYTCQHCGKQCLSLSFLKEHEDAHAGIKRHECRSCGRLFANKNNLERHHLIHTSEKPYKCQVCGKAFRQSPMYKDHLRLHSGETPYACNGCDMQFTSTTLLRKHKIRFHGAISTPTNNSLCTIRPHNHCRFCMSSFKRHSLLIDHIERHHPYEEIEYLRCPTCEQQFVVKQAFELHLRNHEKNFQCEFCDKAFSTLQALKFHQPIHDGIRGYSCKTCSKSFTHVANLKRHELLHLGIKRHECDFCGKRFAQSNQLHTHRRTHTGEKPYECQKCGKRFADNSTLCKHKKSVCKPM from the exons ATGCCGTGTATCGTCCCCAATTGCGATTCGAAAGGGCAAAGCTTCACCCTGCGCTTTCCCCGTAGTCATTTCTTATATGAGCGCTGGCGAGAGGCAATCGAATTGGGCTCTGGCTCAACACTTCCGGCCGATATCGATCCGCTGCAAGCGGAAATTTGTCAACAGCATTTCGATGAAGTGGATCGGTACAGTGAGCCGATAAACTTTCGAAATCGGAG CTTGGACCGAGACGTTCACCTATCCAGTTGCAGATTGTGTCTTCGCTTTGATTTTGCCGAGAGGGTAGCACCTGTGTGCGGAGGACACCTAATTGGGGATATTCCGATCGAGGAAGTGCTGAAATCTATCTTCAAAATTCAACTGGACAATAATTACGGTGTCTGTGAAGCGTGTCTTGTTCGGTTGGATATCGTTGTAACTATACGCAAGCAATTTGCCGAAAGCGCTAAATGTTGGCAAAAGATGGATGTATTTATTAACGAGGAGAATCGACTAAGGTACAGAAAGGCACTGAAAGCTGAAACTATACGAGTTCCGAACAAAGTTATGTCTGCAACTAGGGAAGAAATGCAACAAGAATCACGACCGATATCGCAAGTTGTGCAGGCGATGCCAGTCAAACTAGAGACAAAGACAGATTACACAATGAAACCCTCAAAACTGGTTAATACACCCTTACACGACGAGGCATCCTTAGAGGATATTGAGCGCAATGATGGGAACAATCATCCTGTTTCGTCAAGAGATGATAATTTTGTTCGTGAGGTAAATCAATCTTCGACAATAGAAGAAACAAAAGTTACAATGCGACATAAAACTACATCTAAAGAAAACTCAATTGAGAAACGCGGTATAGgaaggcctcggaaaaagtccGCCAAAGTTTCAAAGGAGAAAGTGCATCTCAAAGGAATGACAGAGCGCAAATGCTACATGTGCGTTCAGTTGTTCCAAACATCGGAAGAACTGTTTGCTCACATGGTTGTGCACGTTGATCATGATTTGACCTGTAATGTGTGTAATCAACCATTTCCTAATCTTACTAAATATAATCGTCATTTAGCGAAGCATGATTCAGTTGAACGACCAATGAAATGTGATCACTGTGAACTAAGATTTGCTGATGGATTAGGTAAACGGCGACATGAAAAGCAACGCCATAACATCGATCACTCGGTTACGGTTTTTAACTCGGTCAACAGCAAACGAAAAGGGAAATACACGTGCCAACATTGTGGTAAGCAGTGTTTATCGTTATCTTTTCTCAAAGAACACGAAGACGCCCACGCCGGTATTAAACGACACGAGTGTAGATCCTGCGGTCGCCTGTTTGCCAACAAAAACAATCTCGAACGGCACCATCTTATCCATACATCAGAAAAGCCTTACAAATGTCAAGTTTGTGGAAAAGCCTTCCGACAGTCCCCCATGTACAAAGACCATCTGCGATTACATTCGGGCGAAACGCCGTACGCATGTAACGGTTGCGACATGCAGTTTACATCTACCACCCTGTTACGAAAACACAAAATCCGCTTCCACGGAGCAATATCCACGCCCACGAATAACAGTCTTTGTACGATCCGGCCCCACAATCACTGCCGCTTCTGCATGAGCTCATTCAAACGTCACTCGCTGTTGATTGATCATATCGAGCGGCACCATCCGTACGAGGAAATTGAGTACCTTCGATGTCCCACCTGCGAGCAGCAATTTGTCGTGAAGCAGGCGTTCGAACTTCACCTGCGCAACCACGagaaaaactttcaatgtgagttCTGTGATAAAGCGTTCAGCACCCTGCAGGCGCTGAAATTTCACCAGCCGATCCACGACGGTATCAGAGGTTATTCCTGCAAGACCTGTTCGAAATCTTTCACACACGTTGCCAACCTAAAGCGACACGAACTACTGCATTTGGGAATCAAGCGCCATGAGTGCGATTTCTGCGGAAAACGATTTGCGCAGTCGAATCAACTGCATACCCACAGGAGAACACACACCGGGGAGAAACCGTACGAGTGTCAAAAGTGTGGCAAACGATTCGCTGATAATAGCACACTTTGCAAGCATAAGAAAAGTGTGTGTAAGCCGATGTGA
- the LOC131687033 gene encoding uncharacterized protein K02A2.6-like — protein MIKYKLATSIKWLKLRSKLITTQNLTEASALNLCRAEEITERHPSTVGQSSVEVNMVKKEKMKCKFCGGRHDFTKGVCPALGKRCNRCGGKNHFEKVCRAERKKQFKKKLRVKKVDEDSSSGSESPESSGNENTELDYGEDVSIGKIIDRSGSGGHVLADLDLFLAGKWQVVRCELDTGANTSLVGHDWLEKMTENSKIELLPSTYRLQGFGGSNIPVIGQVKIPCQRKGRKYNLVLQVVDVSHGPLLSANVCRILGFVKFCNTVKFTAPKSKQELLNIYRVKAQDIVKQHEEVFHGIGKFSGTVSLEVSPDITPSIQPPRRVPIAMREKLKEELKNLECDGVIVKETQHTDWVSNIVLVKRKEQKSESVRICLDPIPLNKALKRPHLQFTTIDEILPELGKAKVFSTADARKGFWHVVLDERSSRLTTFWTPFGRYRWTRLPFGIAPAPDIFQMKLLEVIEGLHGVECIADDLLIYRIGDTLEEALENHNVCLEKLLVRLEKCNVM, from the coding sequence ATGATCAAATACAAGCTAGCTACATCGATCAAGTGGTTGAAGCTTCGATCTAAGTTGATCACTACCCAAAACTTGACGGAAGCAAGTGCTCTGAATTTATGTCGTGCTGAGGAAATCACAGAAAGGCATCCGTCAACCGTGGGTCAATCAAGTGTAGAGGTTAATatggtgaagaaagaaaaaatgaaGTGCAAATTCTGTGGTGGTAGGCACGATTTTACTAAAGGTGTTTGCCCGGCACTAGGGAAAAGGTGCAACCGATGTGGTGGAAAAAACCACTTTGAAAAAGTGTGCAGAGCTGAGCGAAAGAAGCAGTTTAAGAAGAAGCTCCGTGTTAAGAAAGTGGATGAAGATAGCAGCTCCGGCAGTGAATCGCCAGAAAGCAGTGGAAATGAAAACACTGAATTAGACTATGGTGAAGATGTGTCTATCGGTAAAATCATCGACAGGTCCGGCAGTGGCGGACATGTTTTAGCGGATTTGGATTTATTCCTTGCTGGCAAATGGCAGGTAGTACGATGCGAATTGGATACTGGCGCGAATACAAGCCTTGTGGGACACGATTGGTTGGAAAAGATGACCGAAAACAGCAAAATCGAGTTGTTACCATCCACGTATCGCCTGCAAGGTTTCGGTGGCAGCAACATTCCAGTTATTGGGCAGGTGAAAATTCCATGTCAGAGAAAAGGTCGTAAGTATAACCTTGTTTTACAAGTAGTTGATGTCAGCCATGGACCACTTCTATCGGCAAATGTTTGCCGCATACTGGGTTTTGTAAAGTTTTGTAATACGGTGAAGTTCACGGCGCCAAAATCAAAACAAGAACTGTTGAACATTTACCGTGTGAAAGCTCAGGATATCGTTAAGCAACACGAAGAGGTTTTTCATGGTATCGGTAAATTCTCTGGAACCGTCTCTCTGGAGGTAAGCCCAGACATTACACCTTCGATACAACCTCCTCGAAGAGTGCCAATTGCGATGAGAGAAAAGCTGAAAGAGGAGCTAAAGAACCTCGAGTGCGATGGGGTAATCGTGAAGGAGACTCAACACACCGACTGGGTCAGCAACATCGTTTTGGTGAAACGCAAGGAGCAGAAGTCAGAGTCCGTTCGGATTTGTCTCGATCCGATTCCACTAAACAAAGCGCTTAAACGTCCCCATCTTCAGTTCACTACCATCGATGAAATTTTACCTGAGTTGGGAAAGGCAAAGGTATTCTCAACAGCAGATGCTCGTAAAGGGTTCTGGCACGTGGTACTGGACGAACGTAGTAGCCGGTTGACGACTTTTTGGACTCCGTTTGGTCGCTACAGGTGGACTCGCCTACCTTTTGGAATCGCTCCTGCTCCGGATATTTTCCAAATGAAGCTACTGGAAGTGATTGAAGGGCTACATGGAGTAGAATGCATTGCCGATGATTTGCTGATTTATAGAATCGGTGACACGCTGGAGGAAGCTTTGGAGAACCACAATGTCTGCTTGGAGAAGTTGTTGGTTCGCTTAGAGAAGTGCAATGTGATGTGA
- the LOC131691367 gene encoding zinc finger protein ZFP2-like, with translation MPCVVPNCDPVGQSFTLRFPRNHLLFERWRQAIELGTGSTVPADINHPDAEICQQHFYDTDQYSEPHIFRNRRFNRIVHLSSCRLCLRFNFSERVAPDLRSQIIGNVAVEEIIKAIFEIDLGYSEYFDGICEDCLARLDIVVAIRKQFIDSENNWRMVENFISEENRLRYTKVLMTEIETNAATTFQVLSEEMIDMKNPLENDIMEIIETASIENESVKTEETIDMKNSLENDVMEIIETVSFENEPVKTEEIFENTDNCVWNTNDHEYSLSKTDMPVEPIAKNDERRKLKLKIDPTNIRRKVRGRPSTGRKNKVILKGMTDRKCYICVRLFKNPEELLSHIIVHVDQDLTCNVCHETCLNIAKYNRHLAKHDSVERPFKCDYCELRFANEVVQRFHETRNHGIDHPGVQIISKKRKDKYTCQHCGKQCDSLAFLKEHEGAHSGIKQYECKICGRLFANKNNLERHNLLHTSEMPYKCEICGKGFRQSPRYKDHLREHSGETPYACDDCGRQFSTTTLLRKHKVSFHCMYVPVTKVKKSIVKTSNTLRNNCPICPETFKQHSLLVDHIDLHHPDEDIKIFQCTICEKRFVSRQAYYVHFRNHEKRFQCEYCEKAFSSIQTLKFHHATHSGIRAYSCQTCSRSFAHLANLKRHELVHLGIKRHECDICGKRFVQSNQLHSHRRTHTGDKPYECKSCEKRFADISTLRKHRKNVCVE, from the exons ATGCCGTGTGTCGTTCCCAACTGTGATCCTGTGGGACAAAGCTTTACATTACGCTTTCCTCGTAATCACTTACTGTTTGAGCGCTGGCGTCAGGCGATTGAACTGGGTACAGGTTCCACCGTTCCAGCGGATATCAATCACCCGGATGCGGAAATCTGCCAACAACATTTCTATGATACCGATCAGTACAGTGAACCGCATATTTTCCGAAACCGAAG GTTTAATCGAATAGTACACCTGTCCAGCTGCAGATTATGCTTGCGTTTCAATTTTTCCGAGCGTGTTGCTCCTGATCTCCGTAGTCAGATCATAGGCAATGTTGCTGTCGAGGAGATTATAAAAGCTATCTTTGAAATTGATCTTGGTTATTCTGAATATTTTGATGGCATCTGCGAGGATTGTCTGGCCCGATTGGATATAGTGGTTGCTATTCGAAAACAGTTTATCGACAGTGAAAACAACTGGCGAATGGTGGAAAATTTTATAAGTGAAGAAAACCGACTGAGATATACAAAGGTGCTCATGACGGAGATAGAGACTAACGCTGCGACAACTTTCCAAGTATTGTCGGAAGAAATGATAGATATGAAAAATCCGTTGGAAAACGATATAATGGAGATAATTGAGACGGCTAGTATCGAGAACGAATCAGTAAAAACAGAAGAAACGATAGAtatgaaaaattcgttggaaaACGATGTAATGGAGATAATTGAAACGGTTAGTTTCGAGAATGAACCAGTAAAAACAGAGGAAATCTTTGAAAACACTGATAATTGTGTATGGAACACTAACGACCATGAATATTCATTAAGTAAAACAGATATGCCAGTAGAACCCATTGCTAAAAATGATGAACGGAGAAAATTAAAGTTGAAGATTGATCCAACTAACATACGTCGAAAAGTTCGAGGCAGGCCTAGTACTGGTCGAAAGAATAAAGTGATCCTTAAAGGTATGACGGATCGTAAGTGCTACATATGCGTCCGATTGTTTAAAAATCCCGAGGAACTACTTTCTCATATAATCGTGCACGTTGATCAAGACTTAACATGTAACGTGTGTCATGAGACGTGTCTCAATATCGCTAAATATAATCGCCATTTGGCAAAACATGATTCGGTGGAACGGCCATTCAAATGCGATTACTGCGAACTAAGATTCGCTAACGAAGTTGTGCAACGATTTCATGAAACTCGGAACCACGGTATTGACCATCCGGGAGTGCAGATAATATCGAAAAAGCGGAAAGATAAATATACTTGCCAACACTGCGGCAAGCAATGTGACTCGCTCGCATTTCTCAAGGAACATGAAGGTGCTCACAGCGGCATCAAACAGTACGAGTGCAAGATATGTGGGCGACTGTTTGCTAACAAAAACAATCTTGAAAGGCATAATCTGCTCCATACCTCTGAAATGCCATATAAATGCGAAATTTGTGGTAAAGGTTTCCGGCAGTCCCCTAGATACAAAGACCATCTCCGAGAGCATTCAGGCGAAACTCCATACGCCTGTGATGATTGTGGCCGTCAGTTTTCAACCACTACTCTTCTACGGAAGCACAAAGTTTCATTTCACTGTATGTACGTTCCGGTTACGAAGGTGAAGAAGTCAATAGTCAAGACAAGTAATACTCTACGCAATAATTGTCCGATCTGTCCAGAAACCTTCAAGCAGCACTCGCTGTTAGTTGATCATATTGACCTGCATCATCCAGATGAAGATATCAAGAtctttcagtgcaccatatgcGAGAAACGTTTCGTTTCGAGACAAGCGTACTATGTGCACTTTCGCAATCACGAGAAAAGATTCCAGTGCGAGTACTGCGAAAAAGCTTTCAGCAGCATTCAGACTCTAAAATTTCATCATGCCACCCACAGTGGCATTCGGGCGTATTCCTGCCAAACGTGCTCACGATCATTTGCACATCTTGCAAACCTAAAACGGCACGAACTGGTGCATCTGGGAATCAAACGACATGAGTGTGATATCTGCGGTAAGCGTTTTGTTCAGTCAAACCAGCTACATTCCCATCGAAGAACACACACCGGAGATAAACCGTACGAGTGTAAAAGCTGTGAGAAAAGATTTGCGGATATAAGTACGCTTAGAAAACACCGAAAAAATGTTTGCGTGGAATAA